A segment of the Solea solea chromosome 14, fSolSol10.1, whole genome shotgun sequence genome:
TAATAACAATCACAGACGTAGAGAAAGACCGAcgtgaaaatgaatggaaaccaATTATCAGCTCCTAATTCTCTGACCTGCACACGTAGTCAGCTTTGCAGATTCTCATCTGTGTGATGCAGTTGGGTTTTTCCAGGCTTTCGTAAGAGCAGCTGGGTACGATGGTCTGCCTCCGACGCTCTGCACACGCCGTGTCCGTACAGGGGCAGAAGAGCAGCTCGTGTGTGTAATCCGCGGGGACTCGGTCGAAGAACCTGCGCAGAGCCTTGTTGCACTTCGGCCGGTTGCACAGGCCCGACTTGGCAGTGGGTTTGATGCAAGCCGAGACATATTCTGTGCGGAGCTTCTGGCACAAGTCGTCCACGTTGCAAGCCTTGGCTGCGTCTAAGCAGCGATTCACAGTTGTCATGCCAATATCTAAGTCTGTGGATGGAAGTGAGGACAAAGGCCATTTTAAATACCAGTGTAAAAAAGTAATGGAACAAAAACCTTTTTGTGTTTACGTAAAAAAAATTTGCTACCTTTTACATATTTACTGTGCCGAGATGTAATCTCATCTCGTCAAAGTTTTTAAAGTTCAGATTGGCGCTTTGGAATGAAAGTTCAACTCAAAGGTGAACGTGtctgtaaataaacaacaaaggcTCATTTCCTTAGAACCAGAAAATCAATGCACTCTGGTCTCTGTTCCGGCATTTTGGAAACAGCACCAATGCAAGTTACTCCACAAATGTTCCtgctttaaacatttttaaaaaagtctcTAATTAAAATCATGGATTGCCTTTTACAGGATATCTACTGTACACTTCACTGTTGCATCCCTCCATTTGTCCATCTGTCTATGCTACTGTAAGCAGTCAATCAAATGCAAGTATCCATTTGCTTTTGTAAAATAAGATTATGATTTAAGGAGGGTTTAATGTGGCAGTGGTCTAAATGTGCGTTGCTCTGCCTTTTATTACCTCTCATTGATCCTTTGGACCATTGGAGATGGCAAATCATGCCGCAGCTGAGTCTTTTTTTTGGGCTATTGATAGAATTGTCCACTTACATTACTGACAAGTTGTGCTATTGAGTGAGCGATGCAGAGTGGAACAGTTTTGACGTAGATGGAGGGAGTGTAGGTGATTTAAATAGGATCCAGGAAATTGatcaaatatttaatatcaaaTCATCAGAAGAGTCGGATGATGTGAAGACGCGTGTAACAAGAGCTTGTGGCAGTCTCGCTGTATGCAACCAAAACAATACTAACTCCCTCCTTTCTTGTCTGCACCACTGAATGGAGCTCAATTCAATTTATGAATGGCCACCTGTGCTGTGTAAGTGACGCCTGGCACTTTGTGTGAATGTCATTGAATGTTACCTGTGAAATGAGCATGCCACTgagctttttatttttcccccacatGGTTTTCATAAGTTTGTGGGTTGGGTTACATTCATATACTCTAGCGCACATGTGGCCTTAACCCTGAGAGAggctctaaaaaaaaatgtaatgtaaaaagtataggccagTAAAGTTTATGTCTTGCAAGAGATTTGTTAaaaaccattattattattacaagacGGGTTCAGTTTTAAGCTATACTAGTCAATAAATCAAGATTTCTGAATGGGTTGATATGAGGACAGGATAATTTAATCttgaagcctttttttttttttaatgattgtaaATTGTTAGACTGGCAGGCAAAACAAGGGGAACAGATGATGTGAAATGTCAGTGATTAGTGGTTCTTTATTGATGAATTGAGGAATTTAATTTGTAACAATCATCAtttcataatggattaatctgtcaattattttctcaattcattTAGTATTTGATTGGtcgataaaatgtcagaaaatgttggaaaatgttgattggtgtatTCAAACCTCAAAATCTTTCGGTTTTAATGATTCcattgtcaaatggagcaatgaaCCCAGAACATAtgcttttaatcatttcaaaacttttaaaaccaaataatCAATGATCagaatagttgatgattcatttagtaattgattcataattcattaattgttgcagccctagctTGTTTCAATAAATTCATTGAGGCTGCTTGATAACAGGAGCCTCAGGCTGTGAGAAACAAAGCCAAATATGAGATATTCTATCATTTTTAGGCAAAagcataaaagaaaaatgacaccatTAGTATTCACTGGCATTCACAGATTATGTTACTTCAGCTGAATGTGGGATATAAAGTTTTGCTCTCCAACAACTGAAAGACAAAGAGGCCATTTTGGAGTTGGGGATTGTGTTTAGATGAATACGGAATACGTGTTTAAATGTGTCTCAGAAACAACAAAGACTTAGATTTGCCTCGGGGGGGAAATACTGATCCCAGGGAAGATTCAGTTGAATCATGTATTCTAGCTTCAGGGTTcagtggtataaaaaaaaaaaaggtgaaagatAATGAATGTTATTTGGAACTTGCCAGCTGTAATAGAGGCCAAGCGGACATAGTCATAATCCCTCTGCACGGTCTCGTAGGGATAAGGCTCCACCAGGTTTAGTCCTGAAagaatcacacacagacatatagaAACAGTGACTTGAACATCTTAATTAAtcttaattttaattaaactgagtaaaaacacaaatgctttCACTTGGCTGAAGCTGAACCACGTCGTAAATTACGCACATCTAGAAGTTTGCCAatcattaatttttttaatgataattaaattatttttaatcatgaacagctcatattttaacacatttatgggAATGTATAGACAATCACGTATTGTAGCTGTTCAGAAAGCTGCTATGAAGTCACCACTGACCGTGTATGAAAGCCTGATGCAGACTCCAGTAGATGCTGAGGcagtttttctccttcttcatgCCTCGTTTACACTGGCAGCCATGTAAAGGGCTCGACATAAGGGCAGACACTGCGTTGGCACACTGGCTCTTGGCACTGGGACCCAACTTCATGTTGCCATTGCCTGCCACACACTGACGCAGCGTCCGCAGGCGTGGGCTGCACGTCTCGTCACTCGAGCACAAATCTCCAGCCATCATGCAGTCTCTGCTGGCCAGCATCACCTCCAACATAGCTGTGAGAGCAGACATCAGAGCACAACATGGGGGCAGAAAGAAATGAGAGCGTGCGGAAGGATATTAAATTACACGGAGGCTCCACAGAAATCGCACCATGACTAACGGAGGATTGATCAtgtggaaaatgaaaataaggAGCTCAATGAAGCTCTACTCAAGTTAAGGGATAATCATCAGAGGACTGACCATCTGAAAAATTAAATTAAGGGGCTACATTGGTAGAAAGTGTGTGCTGACCCAAACTTGACCAAAAAATTTCAAAATTCAGAAGTAGGAATCACGGGCTGACCATTACAGGATTGAACATTTGAAATTATCTGCTGAAATTATAGGATAGCCGACGGAGAATGAATATCAGCAAATTGACATGCATTTGCTCATTAAAGGTGGAAATCAAAGGCTGATCCAGTGACGACTGACTGTGACAAATGAAACACGGGCGCTTCATTAAACTCGGAGGAAATCACTGGGCTGACAAACACTTGAATGACTATCTGCGATCAAAACCTCAAGACTCGCCGCATGTGTACGTCTGCCGATGTTAGAGAATCTGACTTCAGACAGTAACAGATCCCAATTAGTGATGCGCATCTCAAGCAAAAATGACagcattcatgtttttttagcTGAAGAGAAGGCCTTCATGGTGCTGTTGGAACATTTGTTGTCAGACAGCACATTATGGATATGATTTGTAATATTCACAACACTTTTAAGACGTTCAATTACCAAGTATACATACCAACATGCCAATATCTTAAATGTGTGCGATTAAATACATGTACTGTAATAGCCTACCACTGGCTCACTCATTGTCTTCCTTATAGTTTCACTTTGTGCGTCTTTCATTAAATCAGTCTCCCCGTTAGCAGCCAGTACAAATCAACAAGTATTATAATGCACATGGAGTCGGCCAATTAATTAATGTTGATGCTGGGGAGTGTTTCAGCCTCCTCTGGCGTCTTTACCAGAGCAAAGCTTACTGATGCATGAGCTCCACAACAATGTCAGCACAGATCAAAGTGTTTTGGACTGAAGTAAAACTAAATGTAGAAGGGACTTGGTTTGTGTTTGCCTTTCTATTGGACAATGACATATAATCATGAAGTGTTGCGGTTGCAGTAGATGCTGCATTATTCATAAGAATATTAATTCAGATGATGCGTCACAAGTAATAAGTTTCATGTGTTTCATGAATATGAGCGTGTGAACAAAGTAGAGGAAAGAGTTATTGCATTCAGTAATTAGAAAGTGTCTCTTCCTTTCAGTTAATTTGAACTTTATCACCAAAatgtttcccctgagttgagaaatatctccactctttttttttttttttgttgcgtgtccaccagtgacacttgctctgagccttggtccgaggcttgaaactgcaacactaattcTGCACTTATTTTTTGAATGCaacattcaaaaaataaaaataaaaaggctttCAGACTTTGCTCCATAATTACAACACGTATAATGCAAAGAGAGGAATTGGCATTTGCTTTACATGCACTTTAATACAGCAGAATTATACAGATGCCAATCCACGCTCTGCTCTCACAGGCAAACCTTGACTTCAATTTGATGCTTTGTGTTAAACCACATGACTCTGAGCCTATTCAGCGAGTCAAGGAACCTGAATAATACGTGCACGACAAGTATTGAATACCGTGAGAACATTATCAAGTCAAATTACCTTATTTATTAATCTGTTGCTGTGATGGCAATGCAATGCTGTGTCCATGGAATGGGATTCACTTAACAGCTGAGATTGCATTTGTATCGCTGGGTTTGGATGGCAGGGAATTAACTTTAAACATGAGGAATCCAGTAGAAAAAGGGtagttactgtatattaaaGCAGCACTATGAGggtcaattaaaaatatttaggagTCATGTTAGTGATGGGacaatatgcaaaaaaaaatgtctcataATCTCATAAATCCACACAAAATATTGCAACATTTCACTGTATCGATTTTTCCCTCACCCCTGCTAAAAACAATATGTAAGTGCTGACAGAAGGCTGcaaaattatattaaaacaattttttttcagtCGTCACAATAATATcattaattgcaattattttggtcaggataattgtgaaataaacttttaaaattgTCCTTAGGATTTTGTGATTATGGCTCTTTTGCAGACGATTGACACATAAAGGCTGTTAACATCAGATCTAGAGCTGAAAGAATTTCcctaattgattattaattgataatcagctattttgataattgattaatcggtttgacgctcttttcattattaaaacaagatttctgatggtTTTAGCTTCTTTAAatattcttcatttctttgctccatataacaaagaagtcattaaaactgaatccttttggtttgtggacaaaacaagacattcgagaacctcattatttccaggtttgacgaataccaatgagcatttttttttttaaagctttctgacattttatggaccaaaaaattACTCGATTCaccaagaaaataatcgttagtggCAGATCTGAGATCCGTTGATTTCCACGTTTACAAtcacaaaagtgaaaaaatTGCCAGAGATGAGAAATAATTTTAACTAGGTAGTgagctgattttttttagtATATGCAGAAGTAGGAGCTTCTATAATTTAAGTGAAAAAACGTCATCATTTTTATAAGCTGCATAAAATACAGAACTCTGCTGGGGTTAACTGCAGTCGTTTGGTCTTGTGTGCACTCGTCTGTGTTTTTAAGTAATCCAGACTCaaattaatgaaaaacaatgaacTCCACCTTTCATTGTTTAGTTTTACATAACCagcatttattgttttgtttccacgCCTTATGTAATTGGCGCAGGTCTTACAACATAGTGCTTTTGTTGCAAATTCAtgcaatgttgtttttgtaatgtcTCTTACCCAAATGTACTTGAGAACTCCCAGCCATTGTTTCGCTCTCCAAAGCACACACTCAAAGAAAGGATTTAAGTgttaaaacaacatattttccACTCTGTCAAGACTCGCTTTTGACATCTGCAGTCAAAGCTGAACTCAAATCCTTGTAGGTGAGTTTCACATCCTCAcatcctcactcactcaggaaCTGTCAGATAAATGCATCCAAGACAGACATGGCTCTGGCCAATATCAATGTTCTGGAAGGCCAGATGGTCAGTTTAGAATTTAAGGCAGCGATCCCAGGCCCTTCcctctgtggctgtgtgtgtgtcaggttgtgctGCCTGGGCAGATGCTAGAGCAGACATCATACATCACGAATGCAAATGAGCTGCTTGATTTGACATTTCCAATAAGCCCGTCGCAATGTACCAGTGGGTTTAGCCAATTAACCATGTCAGTAATCAATGCTAAGTTAAGTCCTTAGTTTTTTCTGTCACATAAATCACGGGCAGATTAGCTGATCAGTTACCCTTACGCACCGACTTAATGGTCCACTTCAGAGGAgataaaatggaaaatgaaacttAATGAAGTCAGCTGGAATGCTAGCCTCACTCATATATGAATAGAAAGCAATGAGACTATGCAGGTGGGGGGAGTTAGGTAATGTATTAATGCATTTAACGAGTATCACCTTTGTTTTCTAGCTCTTAAATTTGGTAATTCATCCCGGGTAGTTGAGTTAAAGCAAGCAGCTTTTCTACAAAGCCAGCAGCCTCCAAACTAGTAACGGCAGTCTTAAGCCCTATTCGGacaggattagttttacatgggaAGGTAgagtaatgtcattttaccacaGGACATTGTAATATTAATGGCCAGTTTGCGCGGGAtaagaaatctcagtaaaacGACTACAATTGGGAGGGGAAAATCGGGGTTAATCGCTCCGTCTGTCCCACGAGCCCTTTACTGGGCCCAGTTGCGGAGCCGCCGCTATGACCAGCTTCATGCGCTCCCATGGCGGGTGACCTTACCCCCTCAGACAAGGCACATGTTCTGTCATCCCACCCAGTAACCCGGGGCACCGACAAGGGCCCCCAACGAGGGAGATGATCCCTGACCCGACACCGAGTGGCGCGCGATTACGCTGCTTCTTGTTATCACAATCCATCTCCTCGATCCATGGAAATCTATTTGTAAACACGAGATGATGGCATATTCTACGCACATATAAACTGCTTGTTTATTCACACGGGATTCGTATTACCTGGGGTAATTTTTATGGACTTTTGTACCCCCAGACAAAAGTCGCCGTAATCTTTACTGACATCGTCCAGTAATGACTACTGACGTGGCACATTCAGATGGGACTAAAATCACGGAGAAACTCTGGTAATAATTACTCTACCCCACCTCCTCATGTAAACATAATCCCGTCCATAGAGCTTAACAGAGTTTTAGGAAACATGAGACAAGCCATTTTAGCATAATGGCCAAATCGGCACACCTTGTCTGTTTTTGGCTGCTACTTCTGAATAACTTATTCAGATGCCcagatgttgacttcatttaTTATATCTCAAAAACCTTCATTTTTCATGTGTACAAGATGTATCCAAGAAAtgtcgtttttattttttattttcaagatTAGATACgcacttattttctttctcttaaactttatatggttttttttctatagttcatattatattatattataatgtattaattgataatctatctatcttttttaaaataaagataatatcATGGTATATTTGCTGGAGTATTTGCATACATTCATCAAAAGTCATTAAGCAGTGGCTCACTTTAATTTGCATTGAGTCCAAGCAATTGACCTATGAGAGAAAAGTAAGAGTAAGAGTAAGAGTTTTTGCAATAACAAGAGCAAACCGTGTGACAGGCATAAGTAGATGCAAGCTGTTTTATCAGTGCATGAATGAATCATCTTCGTAAGGATGCAGCCCGTATGTTTTGTGCTGCTTTGTGCTGTTGTCTGACCCATCCAACGT
Coding sequences within it:
- the gfra4b gene encoding GDNF family receptor alpha-4; the encoded protein is MDLWGVYLSHLITLAMLEVMLASRDCMMAGDLCSSDETCSPRLRTLRQCVAGNGNMKLGPSAKSQCANAVSALMSSPLHGCQCKRGMKKEKNCLSIYWSLHQAFIHGLNLVEPYPYETVQRDYDYVRLASITADLDIGMTTVNRCLDAAKACNVDDLCQKLRTEYVSACIKPTAKSGLCNRPKCNKALRRFFDRVPADYTHELLFCPCTDTACAERRRQTIVPSCSYESLEKPNCITQMRICKADYVCRSRLAQFQYDCEASETSASGCKQGNYAACLLAYTGLIGSTITPNYVDNSTSSVAPWCSCSASGSQRQDCDHFLGTFTNNVCLRNSLTTFGSESDQQPTLSVPSVPSAGHSSSENRSATSPPQTIETERSFLDQIIPTQVMGNELLVGQSTLPSSSLPNSASSPILILQAAFNLLLLLHLLNTGP